AAAAATGAGTGGGTGGAGGATAAGGGAGTTGAACCCTCGACCTCCTGAATGCCATTCAGGCGCTCTAGCCAACTGAGCTAATCCCCCATTGTTACCGAAAGGAATGCCAAGTATCGCCGTTCCGGAAAATTAGTCAATATTATTTGTCCTGGACTTTCCCCTTTTTCCCCTTTCTCCCGCCAGCTCATTCATATGTTTTTACTTTCCGGCGAGCTTTATATCTGTTAATTTGCCGGCATCTTCATGAGCATGCGCAATACAGTTTTATTTCTGATTGCCGCGGGACTGCTTGCCGCCGCCGGCTGCCGGCCGACGTTTGCGCCCGTCAAGCAGGTTTTAGCGCCGGGCGAAACCGCGCATTTTGTCCCCAATAAGCACAAAATGATTGCGCTCACCTTTGACGACGGCCCCAATGGCGCCGCCACCGAACAGATTTTAAACGCGCTCAGGGAAAGCAGCGTGAAGGCATCTTTTTTCATCCTCGGCGCCAACGCGGAACGCCATCCGCAGTTGGCGCGGCGCATAGCAGCCGAAGGCCATTTAATCGGCAATCATACCCAGCGCCATTCCCGTTTTGATCTGATAACCAAAGCCGAAATTGAGAAAGACATTGCCGACGGAAACAAAACGATTGAAATGATAACCGGCGTCCGGCCGCGCTGGTTTCGCCCTCCTTTCGGCATTAACGGCCGCGGGCTGGCGGAGGCCTGCCGAAGACATGGGCTGAGAATAGCCGGCTGGTCGCTGGATGCCAATGACTGGAATCCGCATCCGGTTGAAGAACTCGTGGATGCCATTGTCAGCCGGACCGTGGCCGGCGATATTATCCTTCTGCATGACGGCTGGGAAACAAACCCCGGCGCCGACCGGCGGCGAACGGCGGCGGCGGCGTCTTTAATCCTGGATAAGCTCAAGGCCGCTGGGTTTGTTTTTGTAACTTTGCCGGAATTACTGCGCCACGCCGGCCCGCCCGCCGCCGTTTTTGAAAACGGGGTTTGCTTGCTGGGCATGCAGGTTCCCCGGGACGGGATTTATGCGGGCGACAGGTTTGCGGCGCGCTATTTCTGGGATGTGCCCGCAAATTACAGGGCGGACGCCCCGAAAGCCTTTGTGCATTTCTCGCGCCCCGGCCAAAGCTTTCTTTTTCAGGACGACCATTTCCTTCACCCGCCGGGGGACGTGCGCGATCTGGTCGTGCGCAACATTATCCATGTGCCCGGCAACGCACCGGCCGGCCGATACGAAATTAACATCGGCCTGTTTTATCCGGACAAGCCGGAGGGCCGGAACCGTCTGAAGGCGCGTTCCGGATTTCCGCAAAGCAAACGGGCGGTCCACATGCCAACCGCGCTGAACATTGCGCCGGCGGAACACAAACCGAATCAAGGACCCTGACTTCATGGCCGACCCGGAACACAAAGACGCGGAAAAGACGGTTTCCGTGGCAATTGTCAACTTTAACGGCCGCGCAACTTTGCCGGCCGTGCTGGAATCAATTTTCGCGCAAAAAAGCATCCGCCTGGACGAGGTAAGACTGCTGGACAACAATTCCGGCGACGGCTCGGTTGAATTTGTGCGGTCCGCATTCCCAACGGTTGACGTTGTCAGATTGGCGGAGAACCGCGGGCCGAATCCGGCGCGGAACGAAGGTTTGCGGCGGGCGGCAAGCGATTATGTTCTTGTCATGGACAACGACATCGTGCTCGCGCCCGATTATGTCGCCGGCCTGATGCGGGCGCATGCGCTTGATCCGGCCGCGGGCGCGGTTACCGGCCAGATCAGGTTTCAGGACCGCCCCGATACGGTCCAATATAACGGAACTTACATTCATTACGCGGGCGAGATAATGCTTAACCGGCGGGAATCGGCGCAACCGCTGCGCGTGGGATGCGTTTCCGCCGGCGCGGTTTTGCTTGACCGGCGCAAGGTTTTTCTGGCGGGAGGATTTGACGAGGATTTTTTCATCGGATGGGAGGACGGCGATTTGACCTTCCGCCTGGCGCTGGCCGGTTACCCGTGTTATGCCGTTTCCCGGGCGGTTTGTTTCCACATCCGGCGCGCGCGGAACCAGAAATGGGCGCGTTACCAGACCAGGAACCGCTGGTGGTTTATCGGCAAGAATTACGACGCGCGCACTTTTTTCCTGGCCCTGCCGGCAACGCTTCTGCTGCAAGTCTGCGCCGGTCTCTTCTTCCTTTTCAAGGGAAAATTCGGCGCATTTTGCCGCGGCACATGGGATGCATTGCGCAGTCTGCCTGCTCTCATGCGGAAAAGGAAAGCCGTGCAGTCCATAAAAAAAGTCGGCGATGCTTTCCTGCTCCGCGGCGACAGAATTGATTTGCCGGGGGGATTGGGCGATTCCGGCCCGGGCCGGGCGCTAAATGCGGCTTTCAGCCTGCTCTTCCGCTGTTACTGGCTACTGATCCGCCCTTTTCTGAAAAAGGACATTGTTCCGCCAATTATCCCGGAATGAACGCCGCCGGCCGCGGCGTCTGCGGATAACGCGCGCGGATACGGCCGATCCTTTTTTGCGCATCATTGCCCGTCAGACACGGATGAGACTCATGAATTCGGCGGCGCGCCGGCGCAAACCGGAGCGCGTGGCGGAAACCAGCTTGTCAACGCTGAAGGATTCAACCGCGAACGAGGCCGCGATTGTTCCGTAAATCATGGCGCGGCGCAGGGCCGAGTCGGAAACATCGCGGTGGGCCGCGAGCCATCCGATCAATCCGCCGGCAAAAGCATCGCCCGCGCCGGTCGGATCAACGACTTTTTCCACTGGGAAGGCCGACAGCAGAAAAAAGCCGCTTTTTGAGGCAAGCATGCTGCCGTGCTCGCCCTTTTTAATAATCAGATAACGCGGGCCGAGCTTTAACAGTTTGCGCGCGGCGGCAACAAGATGTTTTTCGCCGGAAAGATGCCGCGCCTCGGAATCGTTCAACAGCAACAGGTCAACTTTTTTAATCAGTTTTAAAAGGTCTGCGCGGGCAGTGTTGATCCAGAGGTCCATGGTGTCGGCCATGACAAACCGCGGAGAATCAACCTGCGCCATGACATGCGCCTGGAGTGCCGGGGCAATGTTCGCCAGGAATACGAAGGGACTGGCCTTGTACGTTTCCGGCAATTCCGGCATGAAAGAGGCAAACACGTTCAGTTTTGTGGAGAGCGTGCGGCGATTGTTGAAATCCTCTTCATATACTCCCGACCAGCGGAAGGTTTTTCCCCGGGCAAATTGCAGTCCAACCAGGTCAATGCCGGCTTTTTTAAGCGTATTCATGGAAACGCGCGAAAAGTCATCGCCGGCCACGGCCACCATGCCGCATTTCGCAAAAAAAGACGCCGCGGCGCAGGCAAAGCTGGCGGAGCCGCCCAGGGCGTTTTTGCGCGCCGCAAACGGCGTGGCAATATCGTCATAAGCAAGCGAACCGACAATCACTATTTGCGGTTTAACACTCATTCTTGATTTTTTGTTTCCAGCAGGCCCAGCTGGTCCTGAAAGACGCTCGGCGCATGGCGGTAAAGTTCCCGGAGCATTGCCGCGCAGGCCCGCCTGATTTCCCACTGGGCCTGCGGCGCGCAGCGCACTGCGAAAATATGCCGGAATTCCCGAAAATTGGCGCTGATAACGATTTCGCTCGCGCAGGCGTTCGGCAGAACAAACCGGGCATCCTCTTTTTTAAGGCCGTGCGCCCGCCATTTGACGTACATGGCGCGGATAGATTCCATATCGGCCTGGAATTCCGCGCGCTGTCCATCCGGCACCGCCGGCGGAATGACGCAAGAAAAAGTTTTTTCGTCCACGTAACGCTGGCTCTGCTGTGAAACCGACATGAGCCGGTGCCGGACAAGCTGATGCGTCATGGCGCGCGAACAGCCGAGGATATGAAAAGTGGCGAAGGCGTGTTCCAGGGGCGATTCATGCCCCATGGCGATGAGTTTTGCGATCAATTTTGCGGCGCTGCCGGGCGCCCTTTTCTCCGCGCTCCGGTAGCAGACCCGCCCGGCAAACTCAATCACTTCCTCAGCGCGGGGGGTAACGGCCAGCAGTTCAATTTTCACGAGGCCGCCTTGAACCGGCATTTCATGTTTTTTTGTCTCCATGGAATAAATGACATATTATGCAATCCGCCGGGCTTGTCCAGCGCGGTTTTTCGTTTTCCATTATTTTTTGACCTGAATTTTTTTGCATGTTACATGCAAAATTCGGGTTTGACAAAAATGCTCTTTTTTGCATAAATTATTAATTCTGCCGGATGATTTCGGGAAAATCATGGTGGGCCGGTAGCTCAGTCGGTAGAGCACGGCACTTTTAATGCTGGGGTCGCGAGTTCAAATCTCGCCCGGCTCACCAAACGTTCCATTCGTGGAGGTAAATTTAAACAAAGCGCGTCAGATCGTTGAGGTTTTGCTGGTTCGCCTGGGGCTGGCCGTTTTGCCGCTCTGGCCGCGGCGGATGATTCTGGCCGGCGCGCGCCTGGCGGGAACAATCGCCTACCATTGCGCATCCGGCCAGCGCCGGTTGACCATGGCGAACCTGGAAATCGCCTTTGGGCCGCGGAAATCAAAGGATGAGAAAAAACGGATTGCCGTCCGGTCATTTCAAAACATGGCGCTGGTCTTTCTTGATTTTTTCTGGTTTGCCCGCAATACCCGCGCGCGCGTCAGAAAATATGTCAGGATGGACGCTTCGGTTCCCGCTTATTTCCCGCAGTCGCCGCCGACCATAGGGGTAACGGCGCATTTCGGCAACTGGGAGTTGATGTCGCGCGCTTTCACGGCGCACGGTTATTTGCACGCGGCGATTGTGGCGCCGTTGTCCAACCCGGCCGTGGATGTAATGTTCAATAAATTCCGGGCGGCCGGCGACGCAGAAATTATCCCCATACGCGGGGCGGTGCGCGGCTCCCTGCGGGCCATTCGCCGCGGTCTGCACCTGGCCATCTTGCTTGATCAGAACACCAAGCCGGAGAATGGCGGGGTTTTTGTTGATTTTTTCGGCCTGCCGTGTCCGATTTCCACGATTGCGGCGGTTCTGGTGGAAAGGAAAAAGGTGCCGATTCTACCGGTGTTCTGCCGGGCGCAATGGGACGGGCACTATACTTTCTATGCTTTTCCGCAGTTCAAAACCGATCTTTTGCGCGAGGCGGGCCCTGATTTTGCAAAGCAGTTGACCCAGCAGATTGCCGCCTCCTTTCAGCGGGAAATAGAGAAACATCCGGAACAATGGATGTGGATGTACAAACGCTGGAAATATATCAACCCGGGCAGTCCGGCGGATGCGTATCCGTATTATGCCAAACCGTTACGGAACCTTGCATCCGGCGCCGCCGGCCGGCGCGCGCAAGAAATTTGAACATTTATTGTTAGTTGCCATTCTATAGAAAAAGGCTATTATCCCAACAGGCCGAAAGGGGTGCGCCGATGTTTTGCCGCCTCCGGACGGAGCGCCATGGACAAAACGCAAAAAAAAGCGGTTAGCATAGAAGCCGAACACGTATCCCAGCTTACTTGCGCCGGGTGCCAGAAGATACTTGACGTTTCGCACCTGGAGCCGTTTGTCAAAATCCAATGTCCGCAATGCGGCATTGAACAGATTGTGCCGGCAAAGTTTGCGTCCTTCCTCTTGATCAAACAGCTTGGCGCCGGCGGCATGGGCGTCATTTACCAGGCAATGGACCGCGAGCTTGGCCGGCAGGTTGCCCTGAAAGTGATGAAAAAGGACCTGGGCGACAATCTTGAATTCGTCCAGGCCTTCAAACATGAAGCCCAGGCGGCCGCGGCCTTAAACCATCGCAACGTGGTGCAGATCTATTCCTTCGGCCAGCACAACGGCCAGCCTTATATTGTCATGGAACTGGTTGACGGCGGCAAACTTGACGATCTGATCGCCGCCGGCCCGGTTGACGAATTAAAGGCGCTGGCGATACACCTGGAAGTTACGGAAGGCTTAATGGCCGCCAGCGGGGTCGGGCTGGTGCATGGCGACGTGAAGCCGGCGAATGTTCTTTTCAATAAAAGCGGCGAGGCCAAGGTGGTGGATTTTGGCCTGGCCAGTTATATCAGCGAACAGCGGCACGGCCAGCCGGTCTGGGGCACGCCTTATTACATCGCGCCGGAAAAGGCGCGCGGGAAAAAGGTGGATTTTCGCTCTGACATTTACAGCCTCGGAGCAACCCTCTTTCATATGCTGACCGGCAAGCCGCCCTTTGACGGCCCGACTTCCAACGATGTGGTCGCGGCGCGCCTCAATCAGCCGGCGCCGGATATCCTTTCAATAAATCCCAATCTGCACCCGGCGACCGCGAAAATGATCGCGCGCATGCTGGAAGCCGAGCCGGCCATGCGTTATCCATCCTACCCCGCCCTGCTGATTGACATGCGCAATGCGTTCAAGGCGGCCGAGAAACCGCTTGCCAGACAAAGCCATATTTCGCCTATACCGATAAAGGTTTCTGAAACAAAAATAAAAGCCTGGCTGCGCAAATTGAACTGGAAAACGGCGGCGGGCGCGGCCGCCGGCGTGATTTTAATCGCCCTGGGGGTGCTCGGCTGGTTTTACAACAACCAGAAACAGGAGCGGCTTAAACAGGAAGCGGCCGAGCGCCAATTGCTGGAGCAGTCCCGGGCAGAGGGCCGGGCAACCTGGGAAAGGATTCTCAACCTGAAAAGAATCATCGCCGAAACCGGGACCAATATCCTGCCGCTCGCAGAAAGGGCCGACCGGATGGCGGAATCGGCGCAACGCGTTGACGATGCAACCGCCCGCATCATGGATGAAACCGACAAGGCAAAAGAATGGCTCAATGAATCCGATGACATCTGGGCCCGGGCCGGCGCCGCGTTTGGCCGGCTGGAGGTTGCCACCAACAGCCAGTCCGCCCTCCAGTTCTCCGGCCGGATTAAAAAAGATTTTGACGAATTAATCGGCATATACGGAGCGATGCAGGAATCCGGCGAACTGGCCGGGGAGGTATTGGCCGAGGCCGCCGCCCAACATAAGAAGGCGATGGAGGAAATCAAACGGAAAAAAGCTGAACAGGTGAAGGCAGAAGCCCTCCGGCGCAAGCTGGAGTCAGAAAAAACAACGGCCAGAAAAAAAGAGGAAGAATTGAAAAAAATGCGGCCGGCAATCATTCAGCGCGAGCTTGACTTCCTGGAAAGGGCGCGCGGCGCCAATGCGCTTTTAATCGGCCGGCATAAATTCAGCGAAGCCCAAAGCTCCCTGGCTTCCATCCGGCCGAAAATGACGCTGGATGAAACCAGGGCCGCTCTGGACAATCTGGAAGAAACATACTCTGAAATTGCAAAACTGAAAAGCTGGCTGATCAATGCGATCAATCGCGCCCCGGCCAGGAATTGCTGGCTTATGGGGCAAACCGCCCGCGATATTGTCCGGGCCAACGGCGAAAACAGCATTACCGTGGCGCTGGGACCGGCGGGCAGCACCGTCATTCCCTGGGAAGCGATCGCCGTTCCCCAGATCGCGCGCATCGTCAATTATTATATTGAGTCCCTGGGTCTTTCCGGGCCGCAGCGCGCGATCATATTGAAACAGATGGCGCTGTTTTGCTATGAAAACGGCGTATTTAAAACCGCGGAGTTATACGCCCAAGCCGCCTATAAAACCAACCCGGATATACTGGCGGATTTAAACCGCCTTATGCCGGACATCGTATCGCCTTGATATTTTAAACAAGCGGCTGAGAAGCAATGAATTCATTGGAAGAAACATCCGAGTTGCGTCCGGATTTCAACAAACTGGCCGGCTTGTCCGGCGTTCTGCCGGTGGCGGTGCAGAATATCAACACCGGCGAGGTGATCCTGCTGGCCTATACCAACCAGGAGGCCTTTTTCATGGCCCTGCGCAAACGCAGTTTGATCCTCTGGAGCACTTCACGCAATGCATTATGGGAAAAAGGAAGCACCTCCGGCGAAACATTTGAGCTGGCGGAGGCTTATATCAATTGCGAACAGAATTCCCTTTTATACCGGGTGCGCCCGCGCCGCGGGGGCATCTGCCACACCCGGAATAAGGCCGGCCGGCCGCGCAACTGTTTCTACCGGCGCATTAATCCCGACACCCTCCGTCTGGAAAATATTGACCCCTGAAAAATGCGCCTCACGTTTCGCCCCCGGGCGTTTCCTTTTTCGCCGCCGCGGGCCGCGGCGTGAAACGCGCGCAGGAATCGGTGGCCTCAACTTCCTCATGTCGCAGGGCGCAACGCTGCGCGAACGGATTGACGACGTAATGGGCGCAATGACGGCAGAGCCGCGCGGCTTCGTCCGGCTTAAAAATTTTTGGCCGGCCCTCCAGTTCGCTCCGGTCAAACAAATCAGAGTTTTTTTTCGTTTTGAACGGCACCTCCGCCTCGCTGGCGAAAGCGTGTCCGCACGCGGAACAGGCGAGATTGTCGCCGGCGCGCCGGAAACCTTCGTAACGCGGGGTCCGCCTTAAAATTGCTTCCTGTCCGCAGAACGGGCAGAGGATTTCAATTGGGTTGCGTCCGCTCATGACTGCCAATGATAAAACAAACCCCGGCGGCAAATCAAGACTTGTTCAATCCCGATTTCCCGGTATATTTCAAGGGCGATGGAATATTTATTGGCAGTTATCTTGGCAATCGGCGTGATTATCGTTATCCTGCTGGCCAGGTTGTTTTTTGCGCGCGGCGGAAAAACTCCGGACGCGAACGTCCAGGCGCTGGGTCTTTTGCAGAATCAGATCAGCGCGGGCACGGCGGAAACAGCGCGCAAGTTTGACGGCTTGCAGCGCAGTCTGCAGGAGGACATCCGCCGCCTCAATGAAATCGTTGAACGCCGCCTGACCGATACCGGCCGCAGCATGGGCGAGCGGTTGGACAACTCTTCCAGGGTAATCAGCGACGTCCGCCAGCAGCTCGGCCGGATGGACGAGGCTTCCCGGCGCATTTTTGAGGTCGGCCGCGAAATTTCCGAACTGCAACAGACACTCCAGTCGCCGAAATTGCGCGGATCAATGGGCGAATACCTGCTCAGCGAGCTGTTGGCCCAGGTCCTGCCGGAAAAGAGTTATGAAAACCAGCACCGGTTTCAAAACGGCGAAACCGCGGACGCCGTCATCAAGCTGTCTTCCGGCATTATCCCGATTGACGCCAAATTCCCGCTGGAAAATTTCAAGCGCATTCTGTCTGCCGGCGATGACGGCGAAACCAGCGCCGCCGGGCGGGCGTTCGCGCGCGACGTAAAAAAACATATTGACGCCATCGCCCAGAAATACATCCGCACCGACGAGGGCACGTTTGACTTTGCCATGATGTATATTCCCGCCGAATCGGTTTTCTACGAAATAATCGCGAGGAATGAATGGAACCCCGGCGAGCCGCTGCTCCAGTACGCCCTCGCCAAACGCGTTATTCCGGTTTCACCGAATTCGTTTTATGCCTATCTCCAGACCATCCTGCTGGGATTGCGGGGCATGCGCGTTGAAGAAAATGCGCGGGAGATTATTAACGGCATCCTGCGTTTGCAAAAGGAACTGGAGGTGTTTGCCGGGGATTTTGAGCTGGTGGGCACGCACCTTAACAATTCGCTTAAAAAATACGCCGACGCCGCCCGGCGGTTTGACCGGCTCGGTTTGAAAATGGAACAGCTCACCGGCCTTTCCCAAACGGCGGAAGACAATGTCATTCCTTCCCTGCCGCCCCAATCCGGCGCGGCCAAATAAATATTTCCGGGGAAACAGCCTGTGGTGCACACATGAAAAAAAACAGTTAAAAAACTTTTCTTTTCCGATTCCGGGCGTAATCTGCTTTGCTTGGAGCGGATTTTGACCGTAGCCGAAAGAATTATCCCGCAAAGAACGCTGATTTGAAAAAAAACTTTGCGAACTTGGCGGGCAATAAATTCATCGGCGTTGGCAGCCGTGTTTAACATTTGAGGCACTAAAGACAAGGAATCATACCGGCAGGAGGCGTTTAATATGGCGGGAATATTCAAGGCATACGATATCCGCGGCATCGCGGGCAAGGATCTGACGGAGGAAATCGCCTTTAAAATCGGCCGGGCGTTTGTAACCTATCTGAATTGCCGTAAAGTCGTTGTCGGGCGGGATATGCGGCCCCATTCCCTCCCGCTCTTTGAGGCCCTTGTCCGGGGATTGACCATGCAGGGCGCCGACATCATATCGCTCGGGGTTTGTTCCACCCCCATGTCCTATTTCGCCAACGGCCGCCTCGGCGCGGAGGCGGGCATCATGATCACCGCCTCGCACAATCCGGCCGAATGGAACGGATTCAAGCTCTGCCGGGCCCGGGCCGTGCCGATCAGCGGCCAGACCGGCATCGGCGACATTGAAAGAATGGTTCTGGCCGGGCAATTCAAGCCCGCCGCCCCTGCGCCGGGCGCGGTCATCCAGTATGATATTTTATCCGAATACACCGCCCACGTCCATACGCTTGCCAAACTGGAACGCCCCATAAAAATAGCGGCCGATTTCGCCAACGCCGTGGGCGCCATTGAAGCCCGGGCGCTGGAAGAACTGATGGATATTGATCCGCTCTATGCCGATCTGGACGGATCTTTTCCAAACCACGAGGCCAACCCCCTCAAGACCGAAACGCTCGCCGCGCTCCAGGATAAGGTTAAATCGGGCCAATACGATTTCGGCGCCGCGTTTGACGGCGACGCCGACCGGGTCGGCTTTGTGGATGAAGCCGGGGTCATTGTCCCCATGGACCTGATTACGGCCCTTATCGCCCAGAGCGTATTGAAAAAGGAAAAGGGAAAAATCCTCTACGATTTGCGGAGCAGCTGGACGGTCAAGGAATTGATTGAGGAAAACGGCGGCACGCCGCAGATGTGCCGGGTCGGCCACGCCTTCATCAAGCGGCAAATGCGCGACGCCAAGGCGGTTTTTGCCGGCGAACTGTCCGGGCATTACTATTTCCGCGACAACTACTATACCGAAAGCTCGGCTATGGCCGTGCTGTTCATCGCCAATTTGATCAGCCAGTCGGGAAAACCGCTCTCGGCTCTGGTGGCGCCTCTGCGGCGGTATTTCAAAAGCCCGGAAATCAACTCGGAAGTCGGAAATCCCGCCGAGGTTTTCAACCGTCTGCGCCAAGCTTACGGCTCCGGCAAAATGTTTGAGCTGGACGGACTCAGCGTTGAGTTTGACGACTGGTGGTTCAACGTGCGGGCTTCCAATACAGAACCGTTTGTGCGCCTGAACCTGGAGGCCCGCAGTCAGGAATTGCTCCGCGGACGGCAAGAGGAGCTTCTGAAAATTATCAGGGAATGAGCATACCGGAGCGCCGCTCCGGCGGGAAACTTCCAACATGCAACGCTAGCCACCTTCAACTTATGAATTCGCCCCTCATTGAGCGCGTTATCACCCGGCATACCGCGCGTTTCGGCGCCCCCCCCCGGTCCGTTGCCTACGGTCCCGGGCGCATTGAAGTCCTCGGCAACCATACCGACTATAACGAAGGCTTTGTAATTTCCGCCGCGATTGACGAGGGGGTTTGCGCGGCGGTTTCGGGCGGCGAACAGAAACATTGCGTTCTTGCGGCCCTTGATCCGGGCGAAACCGCCGAATTTGACCTGCCCGTGGAAAAGCCGTTGAAAAGTCCGCATTGGGCAAATTACATTGCCGGCGTGGTCAACCAGCTCGGTGGGGAAGGAAAGATTGAAAAAGGTTTTAATCTTATTTTTTCCGGCAATCTGCCGGCCGGTGCCGGGCTTTCCAGCTCGGCGGCGCTGGAGGTGGCCGCCGCGCTGGCGTTGATTGATTTTTACGGGTTGCAGCCGCCGCAAATGCGGATTGCAGAACTATGCCAGCAGGCTGAAAATGAGTTCACCGGAGCGCGTTGCGGACTGCTTGACCAGATATCAAGCTTGTTCGGCGCGGAACGATCGCTGATTTTCACCGATTTCAGAACGCTTGCCGTGGAAACCGTGCCGGTTGACAAAAATATCTGCTTTCTCATGGTCAACACGGGCGTTAAGCACAGCCTGGCGGCCTCGGCCTATAACGAACGGCGCGCCGCGTGCGAACGGGCGGCGCTTTTCTTTGCTTCAGTCCTGGATCATCCGGTAAAAGCTCTGCGAGATGTGTCACCGGAGGAATTGAAAAAACATTGTAAAAGTCTTGATCCGGTTGTTGCCAGAAGGGCGGCGCATATTGTCGGCGAAAATGCGCGGGTTGTGCAGGCCCGGCGGTTTCTGCAAGCCGGCGATATGAAAAAATTCGGAAAACTCATGTTTGCGTCGC
The DNA window shown above is from Kiritimatiellia bacterium and carries:
- the galK gene encoding galactokinase gives rise to the protein MNSPLIERVITRHTARFGAPPRSVAYGPGRIEVLGNHTDYNEGFVISAAIDEGVCAAVSGGEQKHCVLAALDPGETAEFDLPVEKPLKSPHWANYIAGVVNQLGGEGKIEKGFNLIFSGNLPAGAGLSSSAALEVAAALALIDFYGLQPPQMRIAELCQQAENEFTGARCGLLDQISSLFGAERSLIFTDFRTLAVETVPVDKNICFLMVNTGVKHSLAASAYNERRAACERAALFFASVLDHPVKALRDVSPEELKKHCKSLDPVVARRAAHIVGENARVVQARRFLQAGDMKKFGKLMFASHESSRINFENSCKELDFIVEIASGLKEVLGARLSGGGFGGSAVLLVRPEDAAGAGVKISSAYAEKFGNVCAVSLARPSAGARLIGRQGKASC